A window from Peromyscus eremicus chromosome 1, PerEre_H2_v1, whole genome shotgun sequence encodes these proteins:
- the Plin1 gene encoding perilipin-1 — protein sequence MAMNKGPTLVDGDLPEQENVLHRVLQLPVVSGTCECFQKTYNSTKEAHPLVASVCNAYEKGVQGASNLAAWSMEPVVRRLSTQFTAANELACRGLDHLEEKIPALQYPPEKIASELKGTISTRLRSARNSISVPIASTSDKVLASCELALGMAKETAEYAANTRVGRLASGGADLALGSIEKVVEFLLPPSKEESAPGSGRQRAQKAPKVKPSLTRRVSNLANTLSRHTMQTTAWALKQGHSLAMWIPGVAPLSSLAQWGASAAMQVVSRRQSEVRVPWLHNLAASQDESHDDQTDTEGEETDDEEEEEGSEAEESVLREVTALPTPRGLLGGVVHTMQKTLRSTISAVTWAPAAVLGTVGRILHLTPAQAVSSTKGRAMSLSDALKGVTDNVVDTVVHYVPLPRLSLMEPESEFRDIDNPPAEAERKGSGARPASPESAQRPGQARGSLRSARGLSMPSCPGLDDKAETSGRPGFLAMPREKPARRVSDSFFRPSVMEPILGRAQYNQLRKKS from the exons ATGGCCATGAACAAGGGCCCAACCCTGGTGGACGGAGACCTTCCT GAGCAGGAGAATGTGCTCCACAGAGTCCTACAACTGCCTGTGGTGAGCGGCACCTGTGAGTGCTTCCAGAAGACCTACAACAGCACCAAAGAGGCCCACCCCCTGGTGGCCTCTGTGTGCAATGCCTACGAGAAAGGTGTACAGGGTGCCAGCAATCTGGCTGCCTGGAGCATGGAGCCGGTGGTCCGCCGGCTGTCCACCCAGT TCACAGCTGCCAATGAGTTGGCCTGCAGAGGCCTGGACCACCTGGAGGAAAAGATTCCGGCCCTTCAATACCCTCCAGAAAAG ATTGCCTCTGAACTGAAAGGCACCATCTCTACCCGCCTTCGAAGCGCCAGGAACAGCATCAGTGTGCCCATCGCAAGCACGTCTGACAAGGTCCTGGCCAGCTGCGAGCTTGCCTTGGGGATGGCTAAAGAGACAGCGGAGTACGCTGCCAACACCCGAGTTGGCCGCCTGGCCTCTGGAGGGGCTGATCTGGCTCTGGGCAGCATTGAGAAGGTGGTAGAGTTCCTCCTGCCACCATCCAAGGAGGAGTCAG CCCCTGGTTCTGGACGGCAGCGGGCCCAGAAGGCTCCCAAGGTCAAACCGAGCCTCACGAGGAGGGTCAGCAACCTGGCCAACACTCTTTCTCGACACACCATGCAGACCACTGCTTGGGCCCTGAAGCAGGGCCACTCTCTGGCCATGTGGATCCCGGGTGTGGCACCCTTG AGCAGCCTGGCCCAGTGGGGTGCGTCGGCGGCCATGCAGGTGGTGTCCCGACGGCAGAGTGAGGTGCGGGTGCCCTGGCTGCACAACTTAGCCGCCTCCCAGGATGAAAGCCATGACGACCAGACAGACACGGAGGGGGAGGAGACGGACgacgaggaggaagaagagggatcGGAGGCTGAAGAGAGCGTGCTCAGAGAG GTAACAGCCCTGCCCACCCCGAGAGGCCTCCTGGGTGGCGTGGTACACACCATGCAGAAGACTCTCCGGAGCACCATCTCAGCAGTGACGTGGGCACCTGCGGCTGTGCTGGGCACGGTGGGAAGGATCCTGCACCTCACCCCGGCCCAGGCTGTCTCCTCCACCAAAGGGAGGGCCATGTCCCTCTCCGACGCCCTGAAGGGTGTCACTGATAACGTGGTAGACACTGTGGTACACTATGTGCCG CTTCCCAGGCTGTCCCTGATGGAGCCGGAGAGCGAATTCAGAGACATCGATAACCCGCCGGCAGAGGCGGAGCGCAAGGGGTCCGGAGCGCGGCCCGCCAGTCCGGAGTCCGCGCAGCGTCCCGGCCAGGCCCGCGGCAGCTTGCGCAGCGCGCGGGGCCTCAGCATGCCCTCCTGTCCCGGTCTGGACGACAAGGCGGAGACTTCGGGGCGTCCCGGATTCCTGGCCATGCCCCGGGAGAAGCCTGCACGCCGAGTCAGCGACAGCTTCTTCCGGCCCAGCGTCATGGAGCCCATCCTGGGTCGCGCACAGTACAACCAGCTGCGCAAAAAGAGCTGA